A section of the Gallus gallus isolate bGalGal1 chromosome 4, bGalGal1.mat.broiler.GRCg7b, whole genome shotgun sequence genome encodes:
- the MRPS26 gene encoding 28S ribosomal protein S26, mitochondrial isoform X1: MGDHSLQHLHPQDKPKRHLGVLLLADPSPHQTAPIGAHLPVTFIPRWDCRVPILTAPNLAPMGAHPLQHLHFHIKTWSTHPCRPKPAPCSIHRCSSLGHLHPQSQTPLRRFSSLLTQHSSGHWGATRLTPLLPPHYFPLPRSPAWCHGSWWLPAAGPSAARRHCTGPALVPRMVPGGQEGPQRPTGPRRAPTLSDPAVPPAPANALNPPGRIVAPSGGRPAPTALSGSAPHYNSHRASLRALLSLVCDSRLVYVTSGLLLAAMLAALRCCGPRSFPAAFYEAIPAWSPWLVPSRGRKSRYDPPAKSKASRLKVPPPVDPAELYVVTERYRQHRLVLSALRSIFRSEVVQRKREAQRDAEDSAALSEEHRLLMAWNDAENARQRARREERIRKEEEERKMQKLQAAENKAKLMEAFLKEKEKEVLQLQEEAKTFITPENLEARIEECLDNPRNYNFAIDKEGRIVKRTALS; the protein is encoded by the exons ATGGGTGATCATTCCCTCCAACATCTCCATCCTCAAGACAAGCCTAAGAGGCACCTTGGGGTACTGCTCCTTGCAGACCCAAGCCCACACCAAACAGCACCAATAGGTGCTCATCTCCCTGTCACCTTCATCCCCAGATGGGACTGTAGGGTGCCCATCCTTACTGCACCCAATCtagcacccatgggtgctcatCCCCTGCAGCACCTCCATTTTCATATAAAAACGTGGAGTACCCATCCTTGCAGACCCAAACCAGCCCCATGCAGCATCCACAGATGCTCATCCCTTGGGCACCTCCATCCGCAGTCCCAAACACCACTCAGGAGGTTCTCATCCCTGCTGACCCAGCACAGTTCTGGGCACTGGGGGGCTACCAGACTCACTCCCCTATTACCTCCCCATTACTTCCCGTTACCCCGCAGCCCTGCTTGGTGCCATGGCTCCTggtggctgcctgctgctggccctTCTGCTGCTCGCAGGCACTGCACAGGGCCAGCACTGGTCCCACGGATGGTACCCGGGGGGCAAGAGGGACCTCAGCGCCCCACAG GTCCCCGCCGCGCCCCGACCCTGTCCGACCCCGCCGTGCCGCCCGCTCCCGCCAATGCCCTCAACCCTCCGGGCCGTATTGTGGCGCCCTCTGGAGGCCGCCCTGCGCCAACCGCACTGAGCGGCTCCGCGCCGCACTACAATTCCCATCGTGCCTCGCTCCGCGCTCTCCTTTCATTGGTCTGCGACTCCCGCCTTGTTTACGTCACATCCGGCCTGCTGCTGGCCGCCATGTTGGCGGCGCTGAGGTGTTGCGGGCCGCGCTCCTTCCCCGCTGCTTTCTACGAGGCCATTCCTGCTTGGAGCCCGTGGTTGGTGCCATCTCGGGGCCGAAAATCGCGGTACGATCCCCCCGCCAAGTCCAAAGCGTCGCGGCTGAAAGTGCCGCCTCCCGTCGACCCCGCCGAGCTCTATGTGGTCACCGAGCGGTACCGGCAGCACCGTCTGGTGCTCAGCGCCCTCCG CTCCATCTTCAGGTCCGAGGTGGTGCAGAGGAAGCGTGAGGCGCAACGGGATGCAGAGGACTCAGCAGCACTATCAGAGGAGCACCGTCTGCTGATGGCCTGGAATGATGCTGAGAATGCACGGCAGCGGGCACGCAG agaagaaagaattaggaaagaggaggaagaacggaagatgcagaagctgcaggctgcagagaacaAAGCCAAACTGATGGAGGCCtttctgaaggagaaagagaaagaggttctgcagctgcag GAGGAAGCAAAAACCTTCATCACCCCTGAGAACCTGGAGGCTCGGATTGAAGAGTGCCTGGACAACCCTCGCAACTACAACTTCGCCATTGACAAAGAGGGACGCATTGTTAAGCGCACTGCACTGTCCTAG
- the MRPS26 gene encoding 28S ribosomal protein S26, mitochondrial: MVPGGQEGPQRPTGPRRAPTLSDPAVPPAPANALNPPGRIVAPSGGRPAPTALSGSAPHYNSHRASLRALLSLVCDSRLVYVTSGLLLAAMLAALRCCGPRSFPAAFYEAIPAWSPWLVPSRGRKSRYDPPAKSKASRLKVPPPVDPAELYVVTERYRQHRLVLSALRSIFRSEVVQRKREAQRDAEDSAALSEEHRLLMAWNDAENARQRARREERIRKEEEERKMQKLQAAENKAKLMEAFLKEKEKEVLQLQEEAKTFITPENLEARIEECLDNPRNYNFAIDKEGRIVKRTALS; this comes from the exons ATGGTACCCGGGGGGCAAGAGGGACCTCAGCGCCCCACAG GTCCCCGCCGCGCCCCGACCCTGTCCGACCCCGCCGTGCCGCCCGCTCCCGCCAATGCCCTCAACCCTCCGGGCCGTATTGTGGCGCCCTCTGGAGGCCGCCCTGCGCCAACCGCACTGAGCGGCTCCGCGCCGCACTACAATTCCCATCGTGCCTCGCTCCGCGCTCTCCTTTCATTGGTCTGCGACTCCCGCCTTGTTTACGTCACATCCGGCCTGCTGCTGGCCGCCATGTTGGCGGCGCTGAGGTGTTGCGGGCCGCGCTCCTTCCCCGCTGCTTTCTACGAGGCCATTCCTGCTTGGAGCCCGTGGTTGGTGCCATCTCGGGGCCGAAAATCGCGGTACGATCCCCCCGCCAAGTCCAAAGCGTCGCGGCTGAAAGTGCCGCCTCCCGTCGACCCCGCCGAGCTCTATGTGGTCACCGAGCGGTACCGGCAGCACCGTCTGGTGCTCAGCGCCCTCCG CTCCATCTTCAGGTCCGAGGTGGTGCAGAGGAAGCGTGAGGCGCAACGGGATGCAGAGGACTCAGCAGCACTATCAGAGGAGCACCGTCTGCTGATGGCCTGGAATGATGCTGAGAATGCACGGCAGCGGGCACGCAG agaagaaagaattaggaaagaggaggaagaacggaagatgcagaagctgcaggctgcagagaacaAAGCCAAACTGATGGAGGCCtttctgaaggagaaagagaaagaggttctgcagctgcag GAGGAAGCAAAAACCTTCATCACCCCTGAGAACCTGGAGGCTCGGATTGAAGAGTGCCTGGACAACCCTCGCAACTACAACTTCGCCATTGACAAAGAGGGACGCATTGTTAAGCGCACTGCACTGTCCTAG
- the OXT gene encoding neurophysin 1, whose protein sequence is MFYKALTVCLLGLLALSSACYIQNCPIGGKRAVPDMDIRKCLPCGPRNKGHCFGPNICCGEELGCYLGTSETLRCQEENFLPTPCESGRKACGEDGASCAAPGICCSSEGCVLDSSCNQEMLFA, encoded by the exons ATGTTCTACAAGGCGCTCACCGTCTGCCTGCTGGGGCTTCTGGCTCTCTCCTCAGCTTGTTATATCCAGAACTGCCCCATCGGGGGTAAGCGTGCCGTGCCGGACATGGACATCAGGAAG TGCCTGCCCTGCGGCCCCAGGAACAAGGGCCACTGCTTTGGCCCCAACATCTGCTGCGgggaggagctgggctgctACCTGGGCACCTCTGAAACCCTGCGGTGCCAGGAGGAGAACTTCCTGCCAACGCCCTGTGAGTCTGGGAGGAAAGCCTGCGGCGAGGATGGGGCGAGCTGTGCAGCACCAGGaatctgctgcagcagtg agggctgtgtgctTGACTCATCTTGCAACCAAGAAATGCTGTTTGCATAG